A region from the Schistocerca serialis cubense isolate TAMUIC-IGC-003099 chromosome 1, iqSchSeri2.2, whole genome shotgun sequence genome encodes:
- the LOC126445894 gene encoding uncharacterized protein LOC126445894: protein MYYNYKKYFSLALVAVADANCRLIAVNIGGYGKQSGGGTFRASKLYNNILNGTENWPPPKELPGTSVKALLVLVGDEAFPLLEKLMRPYPGLSLTEEERLFNRRLSRARTVVERTFGIMASKWRLLRKEIETSVEHADIIIQCICVLHNIIIDEDGPDISFQLSIDQDITEHNALAACFQNDRANSSASRRARNVREAFKNYVNSH from the coding sequence atgtattacaattacaaaaaatatttttcgcttGCTTTAGTAGCTGTAGCCGATGCTAACTGCAGATTAATAGCAGTTAACATTGGAGGCTATGGCAAGCAATCAGGTGGTGGCACATTTAGAGCAAGTAAgttgtacaataatattttgaaCGGAACTGAAAACTGGCCTCCACCGAAAGAACTACCAGGTACTTCAGTAAAAGCCCTATTAGTGTTGGTTGGagatgaagcctttccactactggaAAAGTTAATGCGCCCTTACCCTGGACTGTCACTGACTGAGGAAGAGAGGTTATTTAACAGGAGGCTGTCGAGGGCTAGAACGGTGGTGGAacgcactttcggaattatggccaGCAAGTGGCGTCTTCTCCGAAAGGAAATTGAAACTTCTGTAGAACATGCAGACATTATTATTCAGTGCATCTGTGTCTTGCACAATATAATAATCGATGAAGATGGGCCTGACATTTCCTTTCAATTGTCTATTGACCAGGACATAACAGAACACAATGCTTTAGCAGCATGCTTCCAAAATGACAGAGCAAACAGCAGTGCTTCAAGAAGAGCGAGGAATGTCAGAGAGGCCTTCAAAAACTATGTCAACAGTCATTAa